A single genomic interval of Halorubrum aethiopicum harbors:
- a CDS encoding SipW-dependent-type signal peptide-containing protein — MSDERFELSRRNALIGLGTVGAASAGAGLGTSAYFSDEESFEDNTLEAGELDLFVDYWTSANTEAIDGGTTGSAQNDGGVSAQYVLNDVKPGDSGKLVFCPKIVDNPAWLWAGSTGFTQYENGLTEPEEDVDDTGGDPGAGNGELADNIQVTVAYCEPSDDLDGEPEDPGDFESFRELNNPEDYTLADLLLELQTGYLLDGLVEDDDEWVPTDDGAYPASPDSETQTGPCLCIDWNVPTAVGNVIQSDSVEFDIGFTAQQSRHNDDPDNPYVDATAAADYHNPSGHGNPTDGTLVANVSWSDDLVALRFEFQDDDDGVDFADTSDYPSTNLPVMIDADENGYTDFQLVWNTNSPNNVDPLASAPFAKREHDNNDGSPGAFVELPADWSAVKSGDSITWGIPRSELGGSFKLSTWGSTGGEGPVVEISTDSDNTPNFTESTEYVDVSES, encoded by the coding sequence ATGTCAGACGAAAGATTCGAACTGTCACGGCGGAACGCACTGATCGGGCTCGGAACCGTGGGGGCCGCCTCCGCGGGAGCCGGGCTGGGAACGAGCGCGTACTTCAGCGACGAGGAGAGCTTCGAGGACAACACGCTGGAAGCCGGCGAGCTGGACCTGTTCGTCGACTACTGGACGTCCGCGAACACGGAAGCGATCGACGGGGGAACGACCGGAAGCGCCCAGAACGACGGCGGCGTGTCGGCGCAGTACGTCCTCAACGACGTCAAGCCCGGCGACTCGGGCAAGCTGGTGTTCTGTCCGAAGATCGTCGACAACCCCGCGTGGCTGTGGGCGGGGAGCACCGGTTTCACCCAGTACGAGAACGGCCTGACCGAGCCCGAGGAGGACGTCGACGACACGGGCGGCGACCCCGGCGCGGGCAACGGCGAACTCGCGGACAACATCCAAGTGACCGTCGCGTACTGTGAGCCGTCCGACGACCTCGACGGCGAGCCCGAGGATCCGGGTGACTTCGAGTCGTTCCGCGAACTCAACAACCCGGAGGACTACACGCTCGCGGACCTCCTCCTGGAGCTTCAGACGGGGTATCTGTTGGACGGGTTGGTGGAGGACGACGACGAGTGGGTACCGACGGACGACGGCGCGTATCCGGCCAGTCCCGACTCGGAGACGCAGACGGGACCGTGTCTCTGTATCGACTGGAACGTGCCGACCGCCGTCGGCAACGTGATCCAGTCCGATTCGGTCGAGTTCGACATCGGGTTCACGGCCCAACAGTCCCGGCACAACGACGATCCGGACAACCCGTACGTCGATGCGACCGCCGCTGCGGATTACCACAACCCCAGCGGACACGGTAACCCGACCGACGGAACCCTCGTCGCGAACGTTAGCTGGAGCGACGATCTGGTTGCTCTCAGATTCGAGTTCCAGGACGACGACGACGGCGTCGACTTCGCCGACACGTCGGACTACCCGAGCACGAATCTCCCCGTGATGATCGATGCCGACGAGAACGGATACACGGACTTCCAACTCGTCTGGAACACGAATTCGCCAAACAACGTCGATCCGCTCGCTAGCGCGCCGTTCGCGAAGCGAGAACACGACAACAACGACGGCTCACCCGGCGCTTTCGTGGAACTCCCGGCCGACTGGAGCGCCGTCAAAAGCGGCGACAGCATAACGTGGGGAATCCCGAGGAGCGAACTCGGCGGTTCGTTCAAGCTATCCACCTGGGGAAGCACCGGAGGAGAAGGCCCGGTCGTCGAGATATCGACGGATTCGGACAATACTCCGAACTTCACGGAGAGTACCGAGTACGTCGACGTCAGTGAATCGTAG